In Penicillium oxalicum strain HP7-1 chromosome VII, whole genome shotgun sequence, one DNA window encodes the following:
- a CDS encoding White collar 1 protein, which translates to MASTMNNFELEYSAAAPENDSPDTSDGALHSSLSSSDPSLMGFPNGHVANYPFAEMLSQDFDPSLQSFDQIPRSQGEIEGRLSSVMLGYDPPTTGVSMPISLDSNGAFAYDIPTTYPSTTMGLVPTMDESQIQSAFPFHSSLSQQNQYLSSQQQVPLPELYNGHTSTTTNSTESLEDSDFSRASERSQQLSLQHSIQDTQRYTPYPPSQQTISSYRLSQPIAIQPKKPIAAVKEDLSPGLATPDAVCTEHTGIYSNSGFDVLGVLSRVAMRPNPKINIGAVDLSCAFVLCDLKREDHPIVYVSDAFERLTGYTKNEIVGRNCRFLQGPDGQIIPGAKRTFVDGQTVHRLRSTIHDRSEIQTSIINYRKGGQPFMNLITMIPIQWNSEDYRFYVGFQVDLVEKPDAVKGRNIDGTYSVNYQRDQLPKYVVPPAEVFRQRPDLATHFGHDEVTAVLNAAGVPGSGVSRQYLDRILVENSDDVIHVLSFNCEFLYVSPSCKRILEYDPYELVGKTLSTICHPSDIGPVIRDLRASTTPAPVSIVYRIRQKYKGYIWFEAHGAWHIDPTQGRKYMVMTGRPRPVYALDQVAQLGSKAALSENDIWAKVSLSGVILFVTSKVKPVLGRSPDDLIGKSMHELMDLDGDPNAITEALELAASGQGRDDGTKKSGEPPSFRHQMRHKKGHMLSAHTTLYSGDSHNVRPSFLVAQIRFARAFPPSSAAASAAEDEELGNVPGSSKSTTLTTMDPNPPMQFGALGQRMPFLSTVAGLNGLPLGNRSISPSDVPATFFTELNPTRGSSWQIELRELEKQNRGLADELQRLLARRKKRKRKQSAVSVEKSCAMCSTKNTPEWRRGPSGNRDLCNSCGLRWAKQVRNKAQAAASGKAAPANAPAPVAAPTAKA; encoded by the exons ATGGCAAGCACGATGAATAACTTTGAACTCGAATACTCTGCCGCTGCTCCAGAGAATGATTCCCCCGACACCAGCGACGGAGCTCTACACTCTTCACTATCGTCAAGCGATCCGTCCCTGATGGGCTTCCCAAACGGCCATGTGGCGAACTACCCGTTCGCTGAGATGCTCTCGCAGGACTTTGATCCCTCTCTGCAGTCCTTTGATCAAATTCCCAGATCCCAGGGAGAGATCGAAGGGCGTCTGTCGTCTGTGATGCTGGGGTATGACCCTCCAACGACTGGAGTGTCAATGCCTATCAGTTTGGACTCGAACGGTGCTTTCGCCTATGACATTCCAACAACCTACCCCTCCACCACCATGGGCTTAGTGCCCACCATGGACGAGTCCCAAATACAATCCGCATTTCCTTTCCATTCATCCCTGTCGCAGCAGAACCAATATCTCTCGTCACAGCAACAGGTACCGCTGCCAGAATTATACAACGGCCACAcaagcaccaccaccaattCGACGGAATCGTTGGAAGACTCGGACTTTTCACGAGCCAGTGAGCGATCGCAGCAATTGAGTCTTCAGCATTCCATTCAAGACACCCAACGCTATACCCCGTATCCGCCCTCTCAACAGACGATATCCTCATATCGCTTATCGCAACCCATTGCCATTCAGCCGAAAAAGCCCATTGCTGCAGTCAAAG AGGACCTTTCGCCAGGCCTGGCGACTCCCGATGCCGTATGTACAGAGCACACTGGAATTTACTCGAATAGTGGATTTGATGTGTTGGGGGTCCTG TCCCGTGTGGCCATGCGACCAAATCCGAAAATCAATATCGGCGCTGTTGATCTGTCTTGCGCCTTCGTCCTCTGTGATCTGAAGCGGGAGGACCACCCAATCGTGTACGTTTCGGACGCCTTTGAACGATTGACTGGGTACACCAAGAACGAGATCGTCGGCCGCAATTGCCGCTTTCTCCAAGGGCCCGACGGCCAAATCATCCCGGGCGCCAAGCGAACCTTTGTTGATGGACAGACGGTTCATCGTTTACGATCCacgattcacgatcgaaGCGAGATCCAGACCAGTATCATCAACTACCGCAAGGGTGGTCAGCCATTCATGAACTTGATTACGATGATCCCCATCCAGTGGAATTCGGAGGATTACCGATTCTACGTCGGTTTCCAGGTCGACCTGGTAGAGAAGCCGGACGCGGTCAAGGGACGAAACATCG ACGGCACATATAGCGTCAACTACCAACGTGACCAACTACCAAAGTATGTGGTCCCTCCTGCCGAAGTCTTCAGACAACGGCCGGATCTGGCCACCCATTTCGGCCATGATGAGGTGACCGCTGTCCTCAACGCCGCGGGTGTTCCAGGCTCTGGCGTGTCACGCCAGTATCTAGATCGCATCCTGGTTGAAAACTCCGATGATGTGATCCATGTTTTGTCCTTCAACTGCGAATTCCTCTATGTGTCGCCATCATGTAAGCGAATTCTGGAATACGACCCATACGAGCTCGTGGGCAAGACACTATCAACTATCTGTCACCCGAGCGACATTGGACCGGTGATTCGTGACCTCCGGGCCAGCACGACGCCAGCGCCCGTGAGCATTGTATACCGGATTCGACAGAAGTATAAGGGCTACATTTGGTTTGAGGCCCATGGCGCCTGGCATATCGACCCAACACAAGGGCGCAAGTACATGGTGATGACTGGTCGTCCTCGGCCAGTATATGCCTTAGACCAGGTTGCCCAGCTTGGATCCAAGGCCGCTCTATCTGAAAATGATATTTGGGCCAAGGTTTCACTGTCTGGGGTGATCTTGTTTGTGACATCCAAGGTGAAGCCGGTCTTGGGCCGATCTCCCGATGATCTCATTGGCAAGAGCATGCACGAGCTCATGGATCTCGACGGTGATCCCAATGCGATCACTGAAGCGCTCGAGCTGGCAGCCAGTGGCCAAGGTCGCGACGACGGCACGAAGAAGAGCGGTGAACCGCCCTCTTTTCGGCATCAGATGCGACACAAGAAGGGTCACATGCTGTCAGCCCACACCACACTCTACTCTGGCGACTCCCACAATGTGCGCCCTTCGTTCTTGGTTGCTCAGATACGATTCGCTCGTGCATTCCCTCCTTCGTCGGCTGCTGCATCTGccgccgaagatgaagagctcGGCAATGTGCCCGGTTCATCCAAGTCAACGACCCTGACCACAATGGACCCTAATCCACCCATGCAATTTGGCGCGCTGGGCCAGCGCATGCCATTCCTTTCCACGGTCGCCGGCCTGAACGGTCTTCCCTTGGGTAACCGTAGCATCTCTCCCTCCGATGTCCCCGCTACCTTTTTCACAGAGCTGAACCCTACCCGTGGCTCCAGCTGGCAGATTGAACTTCGTGAGTTGGAGAAACAAAACCGCGGGCTGGCGGATGAGCTGCAGCGCCTGCTAGCCCGTcgcaagaagcgcaagcgcaagcaGAGTGCCGTCTCTGTCGAGAAATCTTGTGCCATGTGTAGCACAAAAAACACGCCCGAGTGGCGCCGTGGCCCCAGCGGTAATCGTGACTTGTGCAACAGCTGCGGTCTTCGCTGGGCAAAACAAGTCCGCAACAAGGCGCAGGCCGCGGCTTCGGGGAAAGCCGCCCCAGCAAACGCTCCTGCTCCCGTTGCTGCACCTACGGCGAAGGCGTGA
- a CDS encoding Pectinesterase, which translates to MRLLTLLSLAASVLAGSRTSAPSGSIVVAKSGGTYSTINQAISALSTTTTSTQTIFIKAGTYDEQVYIPKLAGELIIYGQTADDTSYSSNTVTITHGISLATASNDDNTATLRNYAAKSRIYNINVKNTYGQGHQALALSAYNTEQGYYGCQFIGFQDTVLAETGYQVYAKCYIEGAVDFIFGQTGNAWFHDCDIGLVTYSTGTITAQGRPSSSSSGYFVINGGTVKAAPGHTVAAGSYALGRPWTEYARVVFQKTNLSAAIKSAGWDVWSSSSPNTADVLFGEYSNTGSGASGTRASFAKKLSSAVSISSILGSGYTSWVDTSYLS; encoded by the exons ATGAGACTCTTAACTTTGCTCTCGTTGGCGGCCTCGGTGCTGGCAGGAAGTCGCACGTCGGCTCCGTCTGGTTCCATCGTGGTGGCCAAGTCTGGCGGTACCTACTCTACG ATCAATCAAGCCATCTCAGCGTTGAGCACCACTACCACCTCCACCcagaccatcttcatcaaggCGGGTACCTATGATGAGCAGGTGTACATTCCCAAACTCGCAGGTGAGCTGATCATCTATGGACAAACAGCAGA TGACACTTCCTATTCTTCCAACACGGTCACCATCACTCATGGGATCAGCTTGGCGACGGCCAGCAACGATGACAACACCG CAACACTCCGGAACTACGCTGCCAAGTCTCGCATCTACAATATCAACGTGAAGAATACATATGGTCAGGGTCATCAGGCTCTTGCTCTCAGTGCCTACAATACTGAACAAGGCTATTATGGCTGTCAATTCATTGGATTCCAGG ATACCGTCCTCGCCGAAACCGGCTACCAAGTCTACGCCAAGTGTTACATTGAAGGCGCAGTCGATTTCATCTTTGGCCAGACGGGCAACGCCTGGTTCCACGACTGTGATATCGGTCTCGTCACCTATTCAACGGGGACTATCACCGCACAAGGTCGtccctccagctccagctcgggATACTTTGTCATCAACGGCGGCACTGTCAAAGCTGCCCCGGGTCATACGGTGGCTGCAGGAAGCTATGCGTTGGGTCGGCCCTGGACCGAGTATGCTCGAGTGGTTTTCCAGAAGACGAATCTGAGTGCGGCGATCAAGTCGGCGGGATGGGATGTGTGGTCATCTAGTTCGCCGAATACGGCGGATGTTTTGTTCGGTGAGTATTCGAACACTGGGAGCGGTGCCTCGGGGACGCGGGCTTCGTTTGCCAAGAAGTTGTCTTCGGCGGTGTCGATTAGTAGTATCCTCGGGAGTGGATATACAAGCTGGGTGGATACTAGTTATCTTTCTTga
- a CDS encoding Nicotinate-nucleotide pyrophosphorylase: protein MAAAHGDLRHLLPGNYKRQIADWLEEDCPSLDYGGFVVGESEGEARLLGKSAGVLAGVPFFDEVFSQLGCSTEWHIQEGQSLPANTKTHCATVRGPIRKILLGERVALNILARCSGIATKSASTLAALRAQGWTGILAGTRKTTPGFRVVEKYGILVGGADPHRHDLSHMTMLKDNHVWACANNGAGQGGRTNPESIAAAIPKAVAAAKAAGGFATKVEVEVRSVEEADAAIAAGADVIMLDNFTPEGVREAARSLKEKWRGSGRAFLVEVSGGLTEENAPAYACADVDILSTSSIHQGTGIVDFSLKVSLR from the exons ATGGCCGCGGCTCATGGGGACCTGCGTCACCTACTTCCGGGTAACTATAAGCGGCAGATTGCCGACTGGCTTGAGGAAGATTGTCCCAGTCTCGACTATGGTGGATTTGTAGTGGGCGAGTCGGAGGGTGAGGCTCGCCTTTTGGGGAAGAGCGCG GGTGTACTTGCCGGCGTGCCGTTCTTCGATGAGGTGTTTTCTCAATTGGGTTGCTC TACCGAATGGCACATCCAAGAAGGCCAGTCCCTCCCCGCCAACACCAAAACCCACTGCGCAACCGTGCGCGGTCCCATTCGCAAGATCCTCCTCGGTGAACGTGTCGCCCTCAACATTCTCGCCCGCTGCTCCGGCATCGCCACCAAATCCGCTTCTACATTGGCCGCTCTCCGCGCCCAAGGATGGACCGGCATCCTGGCCGGCACCCGCAAGACCACGCCCGGCTTCCGCGTCGTGGAGAAATACGGTATCTTGGTCGGCGGCGCAGACCCGCACCGCCATGATCTGAGCCACATGACCATGTTGAAGGATAATCATGTCTGGGCATGTGCCAACAACGGGGCCGGACAGGGCGGCAGGACAAATCCCGAGTCAATTGCGGCGGCGATCCCCAAGGCTGTGGCGGCGGCCAAGGCGGCCGGTGGGTTTGCGACCAAAGTCGAGGTGGAGGTGAGAAGCGTCGAAGAGGCGGATGCGGCAATTGCGGCGGGCGCCGATGTTATCATGTTGGATAACTTCACGCCGGAGGGGGTCCGGGAGGCGGCGAGGAGTCTCAAGGAGAAATGGCGTGGGTCCGGGAGGGCGTTCTTGGTTGAGGTCAGTGGTGGCTTGACCGAGGAGAATGCGCCGGCCTATGCCTGTGCCGATGTGGATATCTTGTCGACCAGTTCGATTCATCAGGGAACCGGCATCGTGGACTTTTCGTTGAAGGTCTCGTTGCGATGA
- a CDS encoding Anucleate primary sterigmata protein B gives MSTKAQDAATPPGAIRDPPSLQIPSSSHESGPYHTPDDLSPLDADFTASDYFMAEDDARGADPPNASSHDSLTQENNQNNNNNTAGTQDLTASSAEPPTAPTIDEAIEISPAEEPEPEATAAQAQNESFHNDEPARATDQQLPQEDDTEFLPSLADRDDNSLFHSSEIGEHERERVNNQTLIEEHEMRRKLMDMESSFLPEPSTINVAANARSAGADDTYLVGMGGYDADMTQSSAFSFIPPSESYQETEHDHDHDGFEDRTDQIGDTNQAQSSAHDNTFDSLASSPSAAAMLRSLQRDQQSQIPAENSLLTPDEQTFQSQFSPLEGESQLTPSKLRNSSRSLSPGNSRIFSDKSASVQESRRSGSRPKYLTSRQSSQRLSRSSIASVTTDNSQSDATLGADFALQTGGAVSEQWSGPNTGPRGNMLRTTSLGSMASGISGFSEENLLERRTIGGPGDGGLQTLEEEGSPRSSRHTAALDDTNAPTTPRARPQDSIPTDTVIAERVKGIQVPTSFAQRFRDDFGHSGPATEKRPGASTSAFGRSGRTMTLKEQSSTIDRLSKENFDLKMRIHFLNEALNKRSEEGIKEMISENVELKSDKLKLQKDNQGLKRKVRDLEKQLKDQQSDKASMVNHDPEVSEDDRESAQDEELVFLRERVESYELEIERMRSENIARESEKRRLAEMVKSLSEARSGGSDAGAREERDMWKDMLEAESAAREQAEEENRMLREESMRLKSELYTTATSLKPMQRERGGSNVSYNSFSERDGHRGALMSASSSTLLVELELLKQENAELRKEVSAQTSMLTSRNREKERLYQEIEELKLGQRRDGSRSVAGDSIFDRSASRAQVRTGSEVSDGAGSRDMMDREELEARNGQLRDQVSTLKLENQTLREQLDEYVRDYEALDKAYQADVDQAEEDIINLQNERDQAMQMADERDAAFQDLRAEAQEELDALGEELDQKIMECQRLSEDLQNQDESLKVLQAEMRSASEGIIRLEEDAQNNLERYKAVHQELEDANHEMESLEKSLFEANSKVQRLTVQIESSQNEIAFLREEQDGDKIRIGDLESELKTYQMSLHSEKEKTRELEQRLADERHQREVVGSKEKQEVQRMMNELNREASTAKEEARRLRKSLSAQEIETNTWRDRLLDLENNLRETLGDLSGSRSSLISNITKLQKELESTALELESVRQRLDEKESLLRNRDALLESTGLESRKLSELLERERQARRADKQSFEQSLKSHQQASRTITQSNSRITELENARNADRKRFTSLEQQFREQLSERNALFLTIWKRLSGICGPDWAHSNSLINGNLPSQEVIGNILFWPGFSRNLILAVKALEGVISGFRYRIRSLDHDLTKQYQNLENSFAQRIRRLERVEEAVKNLRNGRGYSGSSSEVAKLRGENRLLKAEINLLQSNHRAHGSASATNAAAVMASGPRSPSLASTADPERASLTRHNSTPVASDKSGPGRALLRSSTGIPQPSQFSSSSTLTNNNNNNRNDNAAGAVVPRSRSGVGGWDGGDEKWVHRLHELEKRLKAEREGRLLDRSGARKRLEERDAENQRLRDQLQRERVRRGPSGTHPATTNSSRGRIPTSDDGPSSSEGEGITVDIEV, from the exons ATGTCGACCAAGGCCCAAGATGCCGCAACACCTCCAGGCGCCATCCGCGACCCGCCCTCGTTGCAGattccctcttcttcccacgaATCCGGCCCATATCATACCCCAGACGATCTTTCGCCACTGGATGCCGACTTCACAGCCTCAGATTACTTCATGGCTGAGGACGACGCGCGGGGCGCTGACCCCCCGAATGCGAGCTCTCACGACTCACTGACACAAGAAAATAATCAGAACAATAACAACAACACGGCTGGCACGCAAGACTTGACCGCATCTTCTGCAGAGCCACCTACAGCTCCGACGATTGACGAGGCAATTGAGATCTCTCCTGCTGAAGAACCCGAACCCGAAGCGACAGCGGCGCAAGCGCAAAATGAAAGTTTCCACAACGATGAACCCGCCCGTGCGACTGATCAACAATTGCCACAGGAGGACGACACTGAGTTCCTACCTTCATTGGCCGACCGTGACGATAACAGTCTGTTTCATTCGAGCGAGATCGGGGAACATGAGCGCGAGCGCGTCAATAACCAAACCTTGATCGAGGAGCACGAAATGCGCCGAAAACTGATGGACATGGAGTCGAGCTTCCTACCGGAGCCCTCGACGATCAATGTCGCGGCCAATGCACGAAGCGCCGGCGCAGACGATACTTATTTGGTGGGAATGGGAGGCTACGACGCGGATATGACCCAATCATCTGCCTTTTCATTCATCCCTCCATCGGAGAGCTACCAGGAAACAGAACAcgaccatgaccatgacggGTTCGAGGACCGAACAGACCAGATCGGCGATACAAACCAGGCTCAGAGCTCGGCTCATGACAACACTTTCGACTCATTGGCATCTTCGCCCTCGGCAGCGGCTATGTTGCGGAGCTTACAGCGTGACCAGCAGTCGCAAATCCCAGCGGAGAATAGCCTGCTCACCCCAGACGAGCAAACATTCCAGTCGCAATTCTCGCCTCTCGAGGGCGAATCACAACTGACCCCCTCAAAGCTACGCAACTCGTCACGAAGTCTGTCCCCGGGCAATTCGAGAATATTCAGTGATAAGAGTGCCAGCGTTCAGGAAAGTCGAAGAAGTGGCAGCCGTCCTAAATACTTGACCAGCCGTCAATCATCACAGCGACTTTCCCGCTCTTCAATCGCCAGTGTGACCACCGATAACAGTCAAAGTGACGCGACGCTGGGTGCTGATTTCGCGCTCCAAACGGGCGGCGCGGTGTCAGAGCAATGGAGTGGCCCTAATACTGGGCCACGCGGGAACATGTTGCGAACGACCAGCCTCGGGAGCATGGCCTCTGGTATCTCTGGCTTCAGTGAGGAAAATCTCCTTGAGCGCCGTACAATCGGGGGTCCCGGTGATGGGGGCTTGCAGACtctggaggaagagggctcACCACGATCGTCTCGGCATACAGCAGCTTTGGATGACACGAATGCGCCGACTACCCCGAGGGCAAGACCCCAAGATAGCATCCCCACCGACACAGTGATCGCAGAACGTGTAAAAGGAATCCAGGTTCCTACATCTTTCGCTCAACGATTCCGAGATGACTTTGGTCACTCGGGTCCCGCGACGGAGAAACGACCGGGGGCCTCAACGTCTGCTTTTGGCCGCAGCGGTCGTACTATGACGCTCAAGGAGCAGAGCAGCACAATTGACCGACTGTCGAAGGAAAATTTTGATTTGAAGATGCGCATTCATTTTCTGAACGAGGCCTTGAACAAGCGATCTGAAGAGGGTATCAAGGAGATGATCTCTGAGAATGTCGAGCTCAAGTCGGATAAGCTGAAATtacaaaaagacaaccaaGGCTTGAAGCGCAAGGTTCGCGATCTGGAGAAGCAGCTCAAGGATCAACAATCCGACAAGGCTTCCATGGTCAACCACGACCCAGAGGTATCCGAAGATGACCGTGAATCTGCGCAGGATGAAGAACTCGTTTTCTTGCGTGAGCGAGTTGAGAGCTATGAGCTTGAGATTGAGCGGATGCGGTCCGAAAACATTGCTCGGGAAAGCGAGAAAAGGCGCCTCGCTGAGATGGTCAAGTCTTTGAGTGAGGCTCGAAGTGGTGGCTCCGATGCTGGGgcccgagaagaaaga GACATGTGGAAGGACATGCTGGAGGCCGAGAGCGCTGCTCGTGAacaagcggaagaagagaatcgCATGTTGAGAGAGGAGTCGATGCGCCTCAAGAGTGAACTATACACAACGGCTACCTCCCTCAAGCCGATGCAGCGAGAACGCGGTGGATCTAACGTCTCGTACAATTCATTTTCTGAGCGAGATGGCCACCGTGGGGCTTTGATGAGTGCTTCGAGCAGCACCCTGCTTGTTGAGCTCGAACTGCTCAAGCAGGAGAATGCCGAATTGAGGAAGGAAGTCAGCGCGCAAACCTCAATGCTCACTTCGCGGAACCGAGAAAAGGAGCGCCTGTACCAAGAGATCGAAGAGCTCAAGCTAGGCCAGCGGCGCGATGGCAGCCGCTCTGTGGCAGGAGATAGCATTTTTGACCGCTCGGCTTCTCGTGCGCAGGTGCGCACCGGATCGGAAGTGAGTGATGGTGCTGGTTCGCGGGACATGATGGATCGCGAAGAGCTGGAAGCTCGCAACGGCCAACTTCGTGATCAGGTCTCGACTCTCAAGTTGGAGAACCAGACCCTCCGCGAACAGCTGGATGAGTATGTTCGAGACTACGAGGCGCTCGACAAGGCCTATCAGGCAGATGTTGATCAAGCGGAGGAAGATATCATCAATTTGCAAAATGAGCGCGACCAGGCCATGCAAATGGCGGATGAGCGCGATGCGGCATTCCAGGATCTACGTGCAGAAGCTCAAGAGGAGCTTGATGCACTTGGCGAGGAGCTTGACCAGAAGATTATGGAATGCCAACGCTTGAGTGAGGATTTGCAGAATCAAGATGAAAGTTTGAAGGTCCTGCAGGCTGAGATGCGCTCAGCCAGTGAGGGGATTATTCGACTGGAAGAGGATGCGCAGAACAATCTGGAGCGGTATAAAGCTGTGCATCAGGAGCTGGAAGATGCCAATCATGAGATGGAATCGTTGGAGAAGAGTCTATTCGAAGCCAACTCCAAGGTACAGAGACTGACGGTGCAAATCGAGTCGAGCCAGAATGAGATCGCTTTCCTGCGCGAGGAGCAGGATGGAGACAAAATCCGCATTGGTGATCTTGAATCAGAACTCAAGACGTACCAAATGAGTCTCCATagcgagaaggagaagaccCGAGAATTGGAGCAGCGGTTGGCAGATGAGCGTCACCAGCGCGAGGTTGTTGGAAGTAAAGAGAAGCAGGAGGTTCAACGGATGATGAACGAACTGAATCGAGAAGCCTCGACTGCCAAGGAAGAGGCCCGGCGGTTGAGGAAGAGCCTTTCGGCCCAGGAGATCGAGACCAATACCTGGCGGGATCGtcttctggatctggagAACAATCTGCGGGAAACATTGGGAGACTTGAGTGGCAGCCGATCCAGCCTGATCAGCAATATTACCAAGCTGCAGAAGGAACTGGAATCGACTGCGCTGGAACTGGAAAGCGTGCGACAACGCCTGGACGAGAAGGAGTCCCTGCTCCGCAATCGCGATGCTCTTCTGGAGAGCACGGGGTTGGAATCACGCAAGCTCTCTGAATTGCTCGAGCGCGAGCGACAGGCGCGTCGTGCCGACAAGCAGTCCTTTGAGCAGTCCCTCAAGAGCCACCAACAGGCATCGCGCACCATTACCCAGAGTAACTCGCGCATCACGGAACTGGAGAATGCTCGGAACGCGGATCGAAAGCGCTTTACCTCGCTTGAGCAGCAGTTCCGCGAACAACTCAGCGAACGCAATGCGTTGTTCCTCACGATTTGGAAGCGACTGTCGGGGATTTGTGGCCCCGATTGGGCCCACTCCAACAGCCTCATTAATGGTAACTTGCCTAGTCAGGAAGTCATTGGGAACATTCTCTTTTGGCCGGGCTTTAGTCGCAACCTGATTCTGGCTGTCAAGGCCCTGGAGGGGGTCATTTCTGGGTTCCGGTATCGCATCAGAAGCCTTGATCATGACCTGACCAAGCAATATCAGAACCTGGAGAATTCTTTTGCTCAGCGCATCCGTCGACTCGAGCGGGTGGAGGAAGCTGTTAAGAACCTACGCAATGGGCGGGGATATTCCGGCTCTTCGTCCGAGGTGGCCAAGCTCCGGGGTGAAAATCGCCTCTTGAAGGCCGAGATCAACCTTCTGCAGTCCAACCATCGTGCTCATGGGTCCGCATCTGCCACCAATGCTGCCGCTGTCATGGCCAGTGGACCACGTTCGCCGTCTCTCGCATCCACTGCAGACCCCGAGCGTGCGTCTCTTACCCGCCACAACTCGACTCCGGTCGCTAGTGACAAGTCGGGCCCCGGTCGAGCTCTCCTGCGCAGCTCCACTGGCATTCCTCAGCCATCCCAGTTCTCATCCAGTAGTACGCTGAcgaacaacaacaacaacaaccgCAACGACAATGCCGCTGGGGCGGTGGTTCCACGATCACGGAGCGGAGTGGGCGGCTGGGATGGGGGGGATGAGAAATGGGTCCATCGGCTGCAcgagctggagaagcgaCTGAAAGCCGAGCGAGAAGGTCGACTCCTCGACCGCAGCGGTGCCCGCAAGCGGCTGGAGGAACGCGATGCCGAGAACCAACGCCTGCGCGATCAATTGCAACGGGAGCGCGTGCGACGAGGTCCATCGGGAACTCACCCAGCTACGACCAACAGTAGCCGTGGTCGCATCCCGACCTCGGACGACGGTCCCAGCTCCAGTGAAGGAGAAGGCATCACGGTCGATATTGAGGTGTGA